The genomic region GGCCAGTTCGTCAAACGGGTTTCCGACTATCTGGAAGGTTTTGATCCGGACCGGGGACTGGTTTAAGAATTCCGGTTAAACCGGGACCGTTCAGGAACAGATCCGAACTCTCCCGTTCGCTGCTGGTTGGATAAGACGTTTCCATGTCTTATCCACCATGCAGCGATTTTTTATTGCCCTTGCTTTTCTGACGGGTTTTCTAAATTCCGTCAAGGCCCAGCAGAACATCTTCAACGTCCCGACTTCCGAGCTTACCCGCCGCCATCAGTTCATTATTCAGCAGCAGATCAACGTATCGGGGCAGGAATTGCAGTCGAACACCACCTTTAGCTACGGAATCGGGCGCAATCTGGAGCTGGGTTTCAACCTGTTCAACGTAAAGGGCCATACGCGCCCCCTGGGACTGGAATCCAACTCCGACCCGCAGAAAGAACCCCTCAGTCCGTTTGTCCTGCTCAACGCGCAGAAAGGCTTTTACCTGACCGAATGGCTCAGTCTCGGCGTCGGGGGTCAGTACGGCTTTCATTTTCCGGAGAACAACGACGTCCGGGTTGGGGCCTATGCGTACGGGAACCTGATTACGGAGTTGCCCAAACTGAACACCCGCCTGATTACCGGCCTGTACCATGCCGACCGGACGTTGTTTGGACCGGGCTACCGAAACGATTTTTTTCTGCGTCCGCCCGGCCTGGGTATCCAACTGGGGTTTGAGCAGCCCCTGTTTCATAACAAACTGCTGCTGGTGGCGGATTATATGGGAGGTACGCATTCGTACGGAGCCGCTACCGCCGGGCTGGATTTTCGGATTCAGAAGAAGCTGGAACTCGCCGTCGGCTACCAGTTTCCCAACCCGTACAGCGCGGCTTCGGAAGGCCTAATTTTTCAGTTTACGCTCCTGCCGTAAGCACCGGCCGGTCGGAAGTCTTACTTTTGCGCAACAATAGAATTGACAACCTGAATGAAACCACGCATTGCCATTGATATGGACGATGTCCTCGCCGACACGACCGGCAAGTTCATCGACATCTACCGCCGCGACTTCGACCCGGTTGTGGCACCCGAACGATTCCGGGAGAAATCGTTTCACGAGTTGCTCGATCAGGAAACCTACGGTCGGCTTTTCCGCTACGTGCACGACCGGGGCTTCTTCACCGACATCGAGGTGATGGAAGGGGCTATCGACGTTACGCGGGCGCTGATGGAAAAATACGATTTGTTCGTCACAACGGCGGCGATGGAGTTTCGGAATTCGTTCGAAGAAAAATACGACTGGCTGATGCGGCACTTTTCGCATATTCCGTGGCAGAACTGGGTATTTCTGGGCGACAAAAGCATCATCCGGGCCGAGTACATGATCGACGACCTGCCGCGCAATCTCCTGACATTTGAGGGCGAAGGGTTGCTTTTTCACGCCCCGCACAACACGGACGACAACGAGTTTCGGCGGGTCCGGTCGTGGGACGAAATCGCCGGGCTGCTACTCTGAGTCCGGTAGAAATAGAAACGCCGGTGCCCTTTCTGGAAGGACACCGGCGTTTTTTTAGTTGGGAAGCCGATATTTACTTGACCTCTACCTGTCGTTCGTGACCCGTCTCGAATTCCGGGCTGACCACCTTGGCCGGGCGCATTTTGATGATGCCTGCTTTCGACAGCAGCCGGATGATCGGATACGTCGGGTCGAATTCCCACCAGCGGGCCCCAAAATTGGCATCGTTGGGACGTTTGTGGTGGTTGTTCTGGAACAGTTCGCCCATCATCAGCAGGTCGAAGACCAGCGAATTTTTGGATCTATCGTGGTTATCGAAGTTGGCGTAGCCGTATTTGTGTCCGCTCCAGTTGACGATGGCACCGTGGATAGGCCCCATTAGGAAGTGAATCGGCAGCAGGAAGAAAAACGCCCAGTGCATATCCAGATAGAGGAAAGCGAAGACGTAAAAAAGACCGTACAGAACGCCCCACCCGACCCGGGAAACCCAGGAATCCCCGATTCTCTCGATCAGGTGCCACTCCGGATAATTCCGGTCGAACTGCCGCTCGACGGGCCGTTTGCGGTGCAGAACGGCGTTGTAGAGATCCTTTGTTTTCCACATCATCGTAAAAATGTTCTTCGTATGATGCGGCGAATGAGGGTCTTTTGGCGTATCGCTGAACGCGTGGTGCATCCGGTGCAGGACCGCGTAAGCCCGGGGGCTCAGGTACGACGACCCCTGCGAGAGGTACGTCAAAAAATAGAAAAAGCGCTCCCACACCTTGCTCATGGTGAACATTTTATGGGCAGCATAGCGGTGCAGGAAGAAGGTCTGGCAAAAAAGAGACAGATACCAGTGCGCCAGAAAGACAAAAATGACAATTGCCACAGGGACTAAGAGGGTTAATTGTACAGAACTAAAGACAAATAAGATTGCAGGGCAGATAAGCAAAGTTACCTATTTTACAACAAAGTCGGCCCGAATGTTTTACTTTTTATAAATTTTTCGGGTTGGCTCAGTACACCGTCGTGGCGTACTGGAGCAGGTTGGCGCCCATCCGCAGGGCCTGCTGACGGACCTCTTCCGGGTCATTATGTA from Tellurirhabdus rosea harbors:
- a CDS encoding 5' nucleotidase, NT5C type translates to MKPRIAIDMDDVLADTTGKFIDIYRRDFDPVVAPERFREKSFHELLDQETYGRLFRYVHDRGFFTDIEVMEGAIDVTRALMEKYDLFVTTAAMEFRNSFEEKYDWLMRHFSHIPWQNWVFLGDKSIIRAEYMIDDLPRNLLTFEGEGLLFHAPHNTDDNEFRRVRSWDEIAGLLL
- a CDS encoding acyl-CoA desaturase, encoding MAIVIFVFLAHWYLSLFCQTFFLHRYAAHKMFTMSKVWERFFYFLTYLSQGSSYLSPRAYAVLHRMHHAFSDTPKDPHSPHHTKNIFTMMWKTKDLYNAVLHRKRPVERQFDRNYPEWHLIERIGDSWVSRVGWGVLYGLFYVFAFLYLDMHWAFFFLLPIHFLMGPIHGAIVNWSGHKYGYANFDNHDRSKNSLVFDLLMMGELFQNNHHKRPNDANFGARWWEFDPTYPIIRLLSKAGIIKMRPAKVVSPEFETGHERQVEVK